In Peromyscus eremicus chromosome 15, PerEre_H2_v1, whole genome shotgun sequence, a genomic segment contains:
- the Ctse gene encoding cathepsin E has protein sequence MKSLLALLLVLLDLGQAQGAVNRVPLRRHQSLRKKLRAQGQLSDFWKSQNLDMIQFSESCNMDQSTNEPLINYLDMEYFGTISIGSPPQNFTVIFDTGSSNLWVPSVYCTSPACKTHPVFHPSQSSTYEEVGNHFSIHYGTGSLTGIIGADQVSVEGLTVDGQQFGESVKEPGQTFVNAEFDGILGLGYPSLAVGGVTPVFDNMMAQNLVDLPMFSVYLSSDPEGGIGSELTFGGYDSSHFSGSLNWIPVTKQGYWQIALDGIQVGDTVMFCSEGCQAIVDTGTSLVTGPSDEIKQLQEAIGATPMDGEYAVDCASLNTMPNVAFLINGVSYTLSPTAYILPDLVDGMQFCGSGFQGLDIPPPAGPLWILGDVFIRQFYSVFDRGNNQVGLAPAVP, from the exons ATGAAATCCCTCCTCGCGCTACTGCTGGTGCTCCTGGACCTGGGACAGGCCCAAGGAGCTGTGAACAG GGTGCCCCTCAGAAGGCACCAGTCCCTCCGGAAGAAGCTGAGGGCCCAAGGCCAGCTCTCAGACTTCTGGAAGTCCCAGAACTTGGACATGATCCAGTTCAGCGAGTCCTGTAATATGGACCAGAGTACCAATGAGCCACTCATCAACTACCTGGAT ATGGAGTACTTCGGCACTATCTCCATTGGCTCCCCACCACAGAACTTCACTGTCATCTTTGACACCGGCTCCTCCAACCTCTGGGTCCCTTCGGTTTACTGTACCAGCCCAGCATGCA AGACACACCCGGTGTTCCACCCATCCCAGTCCAGCACATACGAGGAGGTAGGGAATCATTTCTCCATCCACTATGGTACCGGGAGCCTGACAGGAATCATCGGAGCCGACcaagtctct GTTGAAGGGTTGACTGTGGATGGCCAACAGTTTGGAGAAAGCGTCAAGGAGCCTGGCCAGACCTTTGTGAATGCGGAGTTTGATGGGATTCTGGGCCTGGGATACCCCTCACTGGCTGTCGGAGGGGTGACCCCAGTGTTTGACAACATGATGGCCCAGAACCTTGTGGATCTGCCGATGTTCTCTGTCTACTTGAGCAG TGACCCAGAAGGTGGCATAGGCAGTGAGCTGACTTTCGGAGGCTATGACTCCTCTCATTTCTCTGGGAGCCTCAACTGGATCCCAGTCACCAAGCAAGGCTACTGGCAGATCGCGCTGGACGG AATCCAGGTGGGAGACACGGTGATGTTCTGCTCTGAGGGCTGCCAGGCCATTGTGGACACAGGGACCTCCCTCGTCACCGGCCCCTCTGACGAGATCAAACAGCTTCAAGAGGCCATTGGGGCCACACCCATGGATGGAGAA TACGCTGTGGACTGTGCCTCCCTCAACACGATGCCAAATGTCGCCTTCCTCATCAACGGGGTGTCATATACCCTCAGCCCAACTGCCTACATCCTGCCG GACTTAGTGGATGGGATGCAGTTCTGCGGCAGTGGCTTCCAAGGACTTGACATCCCGCCGCCCGCTGGGCCCCTCTGGATCCTGGGGGACGTCTTCATCCGGCAGTTTTACTCAGTCTTTGACCGTGGAAATAATCAAGTGGGACTGGCCCCCGCGGTCCCCTAA